In Macadamia integrifolia cultivar HAES 741 chromosome 1, SCU_Mint_v3, whole genome shotgun sequence, a single window of DNA contains:
- the LOC122082727 gene encoding ABC transporter A family member 2-like, with protein sequence MVDLQKGFPLLIQQYKALLKKNLLLSWRNRRSTFMQLFSSLFFIFLIFVIDKAVRTRFSSTTDYDNVFDPKSLVSPPIPPCEDKYFIKTPCYDFVWSGSGSTRIQSIVSNIMANNPGRSIPSTKVKSFRTPEEVDNWLFSDPMRCPGALHFVEKNSTVISYGVQTNSTSVAKRGHYEDPTFKFQIPLQIAAEREIARSLIGDPNFSWVVGLKEFAHPAIENFSAMGTIGPTFFLAIAMFGFVFQISSLVTEKELKLRQAMSIMGLYESAYWLSWLTWESLITLLSALFTVLFGMMFQLTFFLHNSFAVLFFVFFLFQFNMVAFAFMLSAFISKAESSTTVGFSIFIVGFLTQLVTTFGFPYSDSYSQLYKILWSLFPPNLLAHALDMLSNETNTSEDKGISWSARARCPLSTSDCALTIEGVYRWLLATFILWFLLAIYFDNIIPNSSGVRKSLFYFLKPGYWIGKGGDKVKEGGICSCTGSTPPVDHVTQEDQDVLEEENIVKQQVNEGAVDPNVAVQLRGLAKTYPGTTNMGCCKCKRTPPYHAVKGLWVNLAKDQLFCLLGPNGAGKTTAISCLTGITPVTGGDALIYGYSIRSAVGMSNIRKIIGVCPQFDILWEALTGEEHLDLFANIKGLPPGSIKSVVRESLAHVKLTQAAKTRAGSYSGGMKRRVSVAISLIGDPKLVIMDEPTTGMDPITRRHVWDIIEDAKKGRAIVLTTHSMEEADILSDRIAIMAKGRLRCIGTSIRLKSRFGTGFVANVSFLGSTPGQTPNAHEDTVDTTEPYCQAVKNFFKHRLNVVPKEENKAFLTFVIPHEKEGLLANFFAELQEREREFGISDIQLGLTTLEEVFLNIAKQAELESAVAEGATVTLTLTSGTSLEIPIGARFVGIPGTESAENPTGFMVEVYWEQDDSGRLCISGHSPEIPMPPNVQPIATQTTRSTSFNRNGPIHGIVIDHNQIEGANLNQRI encoded by the exons ATGGTGGATTTGCAGAAGGGTTTTCCTCTGCTTATTCAACAATACAAAGCGCTTTTGAAGAAAAATCTACTCCTTTCATGGAGGAACAGGAGATCGACGTTTATGcaactcttctcttctctcttcttcatctttcttatcTTCGTCATCGATAAAGCCGTTAGGACTCGTTTCTCTTCTACGACTGATTATGACAACGTCTTTGATCCGAAGTCTCTTGTTTCCCCCCCAATTCCTCCTTGCGAGGACAAGTACTTCATTAAGACTCCATGTTATGATTTCGTTTGGAGTGGGAGTGGTAGCACCAGGATCCAATCAATTGTGTCGAATATCATGGCTAATAATCCTGGAAGATCTATTCCTTCCACTAAG GTTAAATCATTTAGAACACCCGAAGAAGTAGATAATTGGCTTTTCAGTGATCCTATGCGTTGCCCAGGAGCTTTGCATTTTGTTGAAAAGAATTCTACTGTAATAAGCTATGGTGTTCAGACTAACTCTACTTCTGTAGCCAAGCGAGGGCACTATGAGGACCCAACTTTTAAATTTCAGATACCACTCCAAATCGCTGCAGAACGTGAAATTGCTAGGTCTTTGATTGGAG ATCCAAATTTTAGCTGGGTTGTTGGGCTCAAGGAATTTGCACATCCTGCCATAGAGAATTTCTCTGCCATGGGGACTATAGGACCAACATTTTTCCTTGCGATTGCAATGTTTGGTTTTGTCTTCCAAATTAGTTCTCTGGTTACAGAGAAAGAACTCAAACTTCGCCAG GCAATGTCTATAATGGGTCTCTATGAATCTGCATATTGGTTATCGTGGCTCACTTGGGAATCCTTGATCACACTTCTCTCAGCACTTTTCACTGTACTCTTTGGCATGATGTTCCAGTTGACCTTTTTCTTGCACAATAGTTTTGCAGTGTTGTTCTTCGTGTTCTTTCTTTTCCAATTCAATATG GTTGCCTTCGCCTTCATGCTTTCGGCTTTCATTAGCAAGGCAGAGTCATCCACAACTGTGGGTTTCTCCATATTTATCGTTGGCTTCCTGACCCAG CTTGTTACAACATTTGGATTTCCCTACAGCGATAGCTATAGTCAATTGTATAAGATCCTTTGGTCTTTGTTCCCACCTAATCTTCTCGCCCATGCTCTTGATATGCTTTCaaatgaaacaaacacttcTGAAGACAAAGGGATCAGCTGGAGTGCACGAGCACGGTGTCCACTATCAACATCAGATTGTGCACTGACTATT GAGGGTGTTTATAGATGGCTTTTGGCAACATTCATTTTGTGGTTTCTCTTGGCTATCTACTTTGACAATATAATCCCAAATTCATCTGGGGTGAGGAAATCATTATTTTACTTCCTCAAGCCTGGGTACTGGATAGGAAAAGGTGGAGACAAGGTTAAAG AGGGTGGCATTTGTAGTTGCACCGGTTCAACTCCACCAGTAGACCATGTTACTCAGGAGGATCAAGATGTTCTTGAAGAGGAAAATATTGTAAAGCAACAAGTCAATGAAGGTGCAGTTGATCCCAATGTTGCAGTTCAGTTACGTGGTCTTGCAAAGACATATCCTGGGACAACAAATATGGGCTGCTGTAAATGCAAAAGGACTCCACCTTACCATGCTGTTAAG GGTTTGTGGGTAAACCTTGCAAAGGATCAACTATTTTGTCTTCTTGGACCGAATGGGGCTGGAAAAACTACTGCAATTAGTTGTTTAACAGGCATCACACCAGTGACAGGCGGAGACG CACTAATCTATGGATATTCCATTCGGAGTGCTGTTGGTATGTCAAATATCCGAAAAATTATAGGAGTTTGTCCTcag TTCGACATTCTTTGGGAAGCCTTAACCGGTGAAGAGCACCTCGATCTCTTTGCTAACATCAAAGGCCTGCCCCCTGGTTCAATCAAATCG GTTGTTCGGGAGTCATTAGCACACGTTAAACTTACTCAAGCAGCCAAAACGAGAGCTGGGAGTTATAGTGGAGGAATGAAGCGTCGGGTTAGTGTTGCAATATCCCTCATTGGTGATCCAAAATTGGTCATTATGGATGAGCCG ACGACTGGCATGGATCCAATCACAAGGAGGCATGTATGGGATATCATAGAGGATGCAAAGAAAGGGCGGGCCATTGTCCTAACAACTCACTCAATGGAGGAAGCTGACATCTTAAGTGACCGCATAGCAATCATGGCAAAAGGGAGGCTCCGTTGCATAGGTACCTCAATCAGATTGAAGTCCAGGTTTGGAACAGGTTTTGTTGCTAACGTGAGCTTCCTTGGGAGTACTCCTGGGCAAACTCCTAACGCTCATGAGGACACAGTTGATACGACAGAACCTTATTGTCAGGCTGTGAAGAATTTTTTCAAACAT CGTTTGAATGTGGTGCCCAAAGAGGAGAACAAGGCCTTCCTGACTTTTGTTATTCCTCATGAAAAGGAAGGACTGTTGGCA AATTTCTTTGCAGAGcttcaagaaagagagagagaatttggcATATCAGACATCCAGCTTGGCCTTACAActcttgaagaagtgtttctgAATATAGCCAAACAGGCCGAACTAGAAAGTGCTGTTGCTGAAGGGGCCACGGTAACTCTGACATTAACATCTGGAACCTCACTTGAG ATACCCATTGGAGCGAGATTTGTTGGGATTCCTGGAACCGAGTCTGCAGAAAATCCTACGGGTTTCATGGTTGAAGTATACTGGGAACAGGATGATTCAGGGCGCCTCTGCATTTCTGGTCACTCACCTGAAATTCCTATGCCGCCAAATGTTCAACCTATTGCTACACAAACTACCCGTTCGACTTCTTTCAACAGAAATGGACCCATACATGGAATTGTGATTGATCATAATCAAATTGAAGGCGCAAATCTCAATCAAAGGATCTGA